The genomic region GACCCGCAATCAGCTTTCCCAGGCTGGCTCGGGTCGCCAGCGTGAGCAGGACGTGGTTCACGAAGGACAGGCCCAGGGCCGTGCCGAGCGCCGCACCCCACACCGCGGCGGACTGCGGTCGGAGTTCGACCACTCCATCGACCACCTTCACGCCGGCCGCGGCTCCGGCGGCGAGGCCGCACACCAGGGCGGTGAGCGCGTCGATTGTCGCCGCGGTGATCCGGCGGGCCTGAGTGGGGGCCGGATCGCGAGTGGGGGTGCGTTGCTGGTTGGCCACGGCGCTAGTTCCCTGCCCCGGTCTTCTTCTTGTCCGCCTCTTCCTGCTCCACGCGCTTGAGCGCTCTGTCTATCGCGGCGCGTGCGTTGGCCACGGCGTCAGTGATCTGCTTCTTGTGACCGGACCATTCACTGCGGAACCGCTCGCTCTTGGGGCCCGTCCAGGTGGCAGTGCCGCAGAGGTTCTGGACGCTGTCGACGGAGCGCTCAAGTTCGTCCGCGTACTTCTTGAGGAGACGTACGTCCTCTCGGCAATCGCTCTCGCGGGTCATGTTTCCTTCCTCAGCTCGGGGTGACCGGGGGAACCGGGGTGATCAGCTTGGTGATCATCTGACGCAGCGACGTCTTGCTGACGAGGCGCGCCTCAATGCCGGTCTCAGCGTTCGGCTTCTCGACGTACACCGTCCACAGGACCTTGTCGGTGGCGTACGTCGTCAGGAGGGGGCCCGGGGCGTCGGCGAGGAGCACCGTCTGGCCGACCACGAGTGCGTTGTTGATGGCCTCGCCGAGGGCGCGGCCGACGTTGTCTTCGCTGATCTGCTCGGGAGTGATCTGCTGGACGCGGCCGTCCTTGTCGGCGACCTCGAAGGGGTCGATGAAGAGCTGCACCATGTCCGCCGCGTCCTTGGCGGAGCTAGCGAGGGTGAACATGTGCAGGCCGCCGCTGGTCACACGCTCCAGGAGGTAGAGGTCCTCGGCGTGTATGTAGACCAGCATGTGCGTGACGCCGCTCGACGTGTGCTGTTCAACAGCCAGTGCGCGGGCGGCAGTTCGCCGCAGGGTCAGAGCCAGGCTCACCTCAGGGGTGATGCGCATGTCGAGGTCCACGCCTGAAGGGACGGAACCGGGGTCCGTGCCGTCGCCGGAGGCCGCGTCGCCGGACTGGGAGCTCGCGGACGCCGCTCGCAGCACGGCGTCGAGTTCGTCGATGTTGGCGACCTCCACCGCCTCACGCGAGACGAGGGACCGTAGCGCCGTGGCATAGACCCATTCGCGCTCCTGGCCGGAGAGCTCACTGATCCGTGGAGTGGGGGCGACACATTCGGTCAACGAGTCGGGATCGAGAATGGCGATCTCTTCATCGGTGAGCCTCAGGAGGGGTTGCGTTCCTCCTTCGGAGAGCGCCTCGGCCAGGATTCCGCGGAACTCCTGGAGGTCCATGTCGATTTCAGGGCTTTTCATGACGGTTAGTCCGATGCTCGCTTACCAGAAGCTGTACTTGCGGATGGCGTTGGGGACTAGGTTGGTGACGGCACTCTTGGCTCCGTCGACGATCTCGGCACCCTTGTCCTTGATGTCGTTGCCCCATTCCTTCGTGGCCTTCCAGGCCTGCTTGGCGCCATCCTTGATGTCGTCCCCCCACTTGTCCCAGGCCCAACTGCCCAGGAAGTAGGCCCCGGCCACGCCAAGGGCGACCCAGCCTACGACGGGGACCGCGGCGGCCACGGCGGCGGATGCTCCAAGGGCTGTGGCCATGCCCGCGCCGCCCAACACGGCCACGGCACCTGCGGCCTGGACGCCTCCCATGCCCCGGTCTGCCCACCCCTGAGCGCCTTCGTGAGTGGGGAGGAACATCTCCTTGACGCCGCTCACAATGGCCAGCGGAAGAAAGACGCGCGTGGCGAGAAAGCCAGTCCCGGGCGCCTTGGAGAAGAGCTTCGCGGCGAAGGGGATCTTGAGGCGCATGGCGGTGCTCCGGACCGCCTGTTGCCACTTCCAGGGCTCCTTGTACCAGTTGCGGATCCTCTGGTCCTTGAGGAGCTCCTGCAGGAGTTCGCCCCGCTTTGCGGTGGTGCGCGCAGCCGGTGAACCGAAGTACTTGTTGAGTTCCCATACGGCACGTGCGCCTGCAACGTTCTGCCCCTGGGCCCACCTCTGGTAGAGGTGCATCGAAGCTTCAATAGCAGTGGGGATCTTGAGGACCTTGAAGGGTGTCTTGATGTCCTTGAGGGTGCCTTCTTTGAACTCTTTCCACGTCTCCAGAGCGCCGGCGAGACCGGCGAAGGTGAGAACCGCCTCGGGGTCGTCCATGGACAGTCCCAGGCGACGACGGATGTCCTTGGCTTCGTTCTGCGCCCAGGATGCCTTCTTTGGGAAGTCGGAGACACCTTCCGCTTTTGTGTCCCATTTAGCGAGGATGTTGCCGATCAAGCCGCCTTGGATGGTGAGTGTTCCTCCCAAGACATCGACAGCGGCAGCCAGTTTCGGCGCCTGGACATCGTCAATTCCTTTGAAGCCCACTTCTTTGCTTCTTTCCTTTCGCGTTTTGGTCTATTGTTCTGGCGTTACCTGGAATGGGAGAAATCGCCCTCCAGTTTTGCGATGGCCCCAGTGAGAGGCAAAGGTGCGCAAATGCTGGCGACGCAGGATCAGGGCTACCGTTCCAGCGATGAGGAACAGAGTCAGCGCTGCGGTGCCCAGGGTGGGAGGGTATATCTGAGCAGGGTGGCGGCTCCTCGGCTGGTGCCCTCACCTTGGTCCGCAGCCAGGGGGGTCATCGGTTGACGGACTGGATCTCCTGGACAGTGACGGCCTGGTCGTTGCCGAAGGTGCCGTCGGGGAGGTCTCCGCCGGCGCCGCCGGTTCCGGTCCAGGTGATGTCCCAGGTGATAGTTGCTTGGAGCTTGTACGTTCCGTCGCCGGAGGAGCGGAGGTACTTGAGGCCGCAGGGCGGCGTCTCGTCTGCCTTGCCCTTGGCGTACGGCTGGCCGATCGAACCGTTGTTGTTGATCTGGCATTCGCCGGAGGCGGGGTACGTCTCGGCGTCCGCCGTTCCCGGTTCGAGCTTGAGGGAGACGGGCGTTGCTGTGGTCGTGGCTTGGATATTGAGACCTGGTGTGTTGAGGGACGCTGTCACCGAGACGGGCTTGAACGCGCTGTTGTCCAGCCAAGCCCATGTGGGGAGGTTGACCTTGGTCGTGCCGTCAGGTGCCAGTGTGACCTCGGTGCCGGGAACTTTGATCTGCTCGTAGGCGAGACCAGCAAGGATTTCCGGCGTTATGGCCGTCTCGACATCGGGTGCTTCGCCGTTCTCGACCCAGAAAGGCAGCTGCGAGTTACAGGCGGTCCGGTCGAGGATGGGAGCGTTCGGGTTCTCGACAGCCCCCCACCACATGCCCTCGCCCTGCTTGTCGAGGTTGTAGTTCTTGTACTCGCCGTCCTTGTAGATCTGCCGGAATTCGTACGAGCCCCGTCTGGCGTGTGCGGGCTGGTTGGGATCGCCTGAGATCTCCTCGTACCCGTCCTCTGTTTCCTTGGCGAACTGCTTCGCCGTCCACAGAGGGGCATGCCAACAAGCGGGCGGCGTCCAGTTGCTACCGCTGACGGTGACAGGTCCGACAGAAGATCCGGAGCCGTTCTTCGAGGTGTCGTATGAGATCGCCGTTGCCTTGGCGTAGAGATCGTCGCCCTTGAGACCGCTGTCCGTGCTCGTGTCCGTGGAGCTCTTGTCCGTCGGACCGGCGGCGAACGCGTTCTGCGCGGGTGCCAGGAGCAGAGCGGTCACGACACAGACAATGGGGAGAGCCGTTCGCTTCACGCCTTGCATTGTGTCGCCTCCTTCTGCACCTCGATGGCCTCGGCTGTCCAGAGGCCCTTGGCTTCCTTGGACGTGGTCATGACGATCTCGAAGAAGTAGTAGTCCTTGTCGCTCGGCTTGGTCTTCAGCACCTTCTTGGACTTGATCTCCCTGCCGTAGAACTTCGAGTCGTCATCGCAGAAGGAGACCGATGCGCGGTTGCCGCCGCTTGCGAGAGTGACCTTGGCGTCGCTGTAGCGCTGCGTGCCCGTGACAGTCCATCCACCGTTGATGTACTGCTGGATCTGCTTCTTCGCGTACGCCTGGGCGTTGCCGCGGGGGTCCGAGTAGAACTTGTACGCCGTGTCTTCCGCGTTCTGCTTGACGATGCCGTGGTTGATGGAGCGGACGAAGTTCTCGGCGTCGTTGAGCGCGGCGGCTTCCTTGGCGTCGGAAGGCTCGGTGCGGTCGAACGCCATCTCGAAATCCGAAGGGAACGTCATCTTCGGACGACCGATGGTGTCCGTCTCGGCCGACGCGGTTGGCGACGCCGACTTCTTGGTATCACCGGTGTCGGCCCCCGCGATCTTGTCGTTGTCGCTGGACTTGTCGTCCCCGCTGCCGCAGGCCGACAGCAGCAGGGCTGCGGTCGCGGCGAGCGCGGCAGCAACGGGCAAAGAGCGGCGCTTCACAGTGATCTCCCCGTGAGACAAAAGTGCAGTCAAGGGCTACGACGGTATCCGTGGGGCGATCGGTTTCGCTACAGCGAACTTCCTTGCATGGCTGGGCGAATGAGGGTGAATCGGGACAAGCGGTCTACCCTGAGGCCTGATCGTGTCTGGGTGCACAGCGGCCCCGAACGCTCGGCGGGCGTTCGAGGCCGGGAGGGGCGTGACGGGTGTCGGATCAGGCCTCCTGAGCTGTGCCCCGCTCTCGCGTCCGGCAGCCCGGGCATCCACACGGCGGGTACGCCGATGATCGCGGGAGTGGGTCGCCTCGGCCGGCGGCCCGGACTTCGACACTGCCCCGGGCCTCGGTCACGGCGCCGTCCGCGTCGACGGTGTAGACGCGGAGGGTGAGACGAGAGTGGCGGCGTGGAGTGGTCTCCGGGAGTTCCAGTACGTCGGCCATGGGCGGGTAGTGGTCGGCGCACTCGGAGCATGCGTACACGTTGAAGCCGGGGCCCGTTGCTGCGTGCACCTCATGAACGAGTACCGGGTGGCTCGTCGTGCGGTGGCAGCGGGCGCACATCCGTACGGCGGGGCGCGTCATCGGGCGGCCACCGGGACGCCGTGGATGCGGTCCGGGCCGACGTCGATGCCGACCGTGG from Streptomyces sp. NBC_00878 harbors:
- a CDS encoding RDD family protein; this translates as MANQQRTPTRDPAPTQARRITAATIDALTALVCGLAAGAAAGVKVVDGVVELRPQSAAVWGAALGTALGLSFVNHVLLTLATRASLGKLIAGLRVVRVSDSGRPGLFHLIGRWLFGFYWTVVFVPIHLATDSDVEQQDAVGLRIVRRKS